In the genome of Candidatus Rokuibacteriota bacterium, the window CCGAAGGCGAAGCTCCTGGTCCTCTCGTTCCCGCACAACCCCACCACCCAGGTGGTCGATCGCGGCTTCTTCGAGCAGGTCGTCGCCTTCGCGCGCGAGCACCGGCTGATGGTCGTCCACGACTTCGCCTACGCGGACTTCGCCTTCGACGGTTACCGGCCGCCGTCGTTCCTCGAGGCGCCGGGCGCCAAGGAGGTCGGGGTCGAGCTGTTCTCGCTGTCGAAGTCCTACAATATGCCCGGCTGGCGGCTGGGCTTCGTGTGCGGCAACGCCCGCATGATCCACGCCCTCGCCCGCATCAAATCGTACCTCGACTACGGCGCCTTCCAGCCGATCCAGATCGCCGGCATCATCGCGCTCGAGGGGGACCAGAGCTGCGTCGGCGAGATCGTCGAGGTCCACCGGAAGCGGCGCGACGTCCTCGTGGACGGGCTGAACAAGCAGGGCTGGGCCGTGCCGAAGCCCCTCGGCACGATGTTCGTCTGGGCCCCGATCCCGGAGCCCTTCCGTGCCATGGGTTCGCTGGAGTTCGCCAAGCTCGTCCTCCAGGAAGCCAGGGTGGCCGTCTCCCCTGGCATCGGCTTCGGCGAGTACGGCGAGGGGTACGTGCGGTTCGCGCTGGTGGAGAACGAGCAACGGATCCGCCAGGCTCTGCGCGGCCTCAAGAGCCTCGGCGGGAAGCGCTGACGTCTCCCCGCTCCGAACCGCTGCGCGAGCGGATTCCGTGAAAGACGTCCGGATTGGGCTCCTCGGCCTCGGTACAGTCGGGAGCGGTGTCGTCAAGCTCCTGAACGCCCACCGCGGCGAGCTGGAAGCGCGGGCCGGCTGCCGGCTCGTTCTGGACGCGATCGCCGACCCGGACCTCACGCGGCCCCGGCCGGGGCTCGACCTCCAGGCCCTCCCGCTGGTTCCCGATGCCGGCCGGGTCCTCGGCGATCCCGGGATCGAGATCGTCGTCGAGCTGGTCGGCGGGCTCGAACCCGCCCGGAGCTTCATCCTCAAGGCGATCCAGGCCGGGAAGCACGTCGTCACCGCCAACAAGGCGCTGCTGGCTCACCACGGCGCGGAACTGTTCGAAGAGGCCCGAACCCGCGGCGTGATGCTGGGCTTCGAGGCTGCCGTGGCGGGCGGGATCCCGCTGATCCGGGCGGTCAAGGACGGGCTCGTCGCCAACCGGATCCTCTCGGCGTTCGGCATCGTCAACGGCACCTCCAACTACATCCTCACCAAGATGACCGACGAGGGCCAGGAGTTCGGCGTCGTCCTGAAGGAGGCCCAGGCCAAGGGCTACGCCGAGGCGGACCCGACCCTCGACGTCGAGGGGCTGGACTCCGCGCACAAGCTCCAGATCCTGGCCACGCTGGCGTTCCGGACCCCGGTGGACCTGAAGGAGATCCACACCGAGGGGATCACCGGGGTGACGCCGCAGGACATCGCCTACGCCGGCGAGCTCGGCTACCGGATCAAGCTCCTGGCCATCGCGAAGGCCTCCGACAGCGGGCTCGAAGCGCGGGTTCACCCGACCATGATTCCCGCGAGCTCGCCCCTGGCCGCGGTCTCGGGGGTGTTCAACGCCGTGTTCATCACCGGAGACGCCGTCGGCGACCTGATGTTCTACGGTCGGGGCGCGGGGCAGATGCCGACTGCCTCCGCCGTCTGGTCGGACATCGTCGAGATCGCCCGGCGGCAGGCGCACGGGCTCCCCGCGCTCCCGCTCGATCTGCCCGGATCCTCCGCCCGCCCGCTGCCCCTCCAGCCCATGGAGGAGATCCGCTGCGCCTACTACCTGCGCGTCATGGCGCTGGACCGGCCCGGCGTCCTCTCCCAGGTCGCCGGCATCCTGGGACGTCACGACATCTCGATCGCCTCGGTGATTCAGAAAGGACGGGCGGCTGCCGAAGCCGTGCCCGTGGTGATGATGACCCACGAGGCCCGCGAGCGCGACATGCGACAGGCCCTCGCGGCGATCGACCGGCTCCCGGTGGTCGCCGGGCGGACGATGATGATCCGCGTCGAAGGGGGAGAAGGCTAGCGCCGTGCCAATAACCGTCGCATCTCTGCGTCCTCCGACCACCCTTCGGGTGGTGCCCGCGCCGATCCTCAACGTACCAGAAGTACGCCTCCCGACCCACCTTCGGTGGGTACCCCCTCCTCCCTGCGTCCTGCACCCATCTTCGATGGGCACCCGGCTCGGTTCTTGTCACGGCGATCGCGCGGTTGTGCCAGAGCTCAACCCATACGTCCGCGAAGGGGGAGAGGCGTGATGCCCTGGCCGGGGGTCATCGAGCGCTACCGGGAGTTTCTCCCGGTCACCGAGAAGACGCCGGTGGTCACCCTCCTGGAAGGGAACACGCCGCTCATTGCGGCGCCGCGCCTGGCGGAGGCCACCGACCCGCGGCTCACGATCTATCTGAAGTGCGAAGGGTTCAACCCCACCGGCTCGTTCAAGGACCGCGGGATGACGATGGCGATCTCCAAGGCCCTGGAAGCCGGGTCGCGCGCCGTGATCTGCGCCTCGACCGGGAACACCTCCGCGTCGGCAGCCGCCTACGCCGCGCGAGCCGGGCTCCGGGCGTTCGTCATGGTGCCGAAGGGGGCCGTCGCCATCGGCAAGCTCTCGCAGGCCGCGATCCACGGGGCCAAGGTCCTGACGATGGAAGGCTCCTTCGACCAGGCGCTCGCGATCGTCAGCGAGATCGCCGAGACGCACCCGGTCACGCTCGTGAACTCGCTCAACCCCTACCGGCTCGAGGGGCAGAAGACCGGAGCCTTCGAGGTCGTCGACCAGCTCGGCCGCGCGCCCGACTACCACCTGATCCCGGTGGGCAACGCCGGGAACATCACGGCGTACTGGCGGGGCTACCGGGAGTACTACCAGGCGCGGAAGTCGAAGGAGCTGCCGCGGATGGTCGGCTTCCAGGCGGCGGGGGCGGCGCCGATTTACGAGAACCGGGTGATCGCCGAGCCCAAGACCGTGGCGACCGCGATCCGCATCGGTAACCCCGCCAACTGGGGCTACGCGGTCGAGGCCATGAAGGACTCCGGCGGCTGGATCGACGTGGTGACCGACGAGGAGATCCTCCGCGCCTACCGGCTGCTCGCCCACGAGGAGGGAATCTTCATGGAGCCGGCCTCGGCGGCAGCGGTCGCGGGGCTCATCAAGATGGCGAAGGCGGGGCGCCTGGAGCCGGGGTCGACGGTCGTCCTCACCCTCACCGGCCACGGACTGAAGGATCCGGACACCGCCCTCGAGTCCTCCTCCCGTCCGACCACGGTCCCGCCGCGGCTCGGCGCGGTCCTCGCCCAGCTGGGCCTCTAAGACAATCGGAGGGGGCCCGGGTACCCACGCCGGAGGTGTGGGTGTCCCCCTCCGAGGCCTCCCCCACTCCGCTTGCGCGGGCGAAGCCCGCGCTCGAGGGAGACTTGCAGCGTGCTAATCTTATCGCCATGAGCCTGCCCAGGCACTGGGCCAAAGTCCTCCTCGGGGTCGCGGTCAGTGCCGGTCTCCTCGCCTACCTCCTCGCGAGCGTGGACCTCCGCCAGGTGGGCCACCACCTGGCGCGCACCCAGTGGAGCTACCTCGCCCTGAGCGTCGCGCTGGGTCTCCTCGCTGCGTGGGCGAGGGCCCGGCGCTGGCGCTACCTCTTCCCGCCCGACGCTGCGC includes:
- a CDS encoding aminotransferase class I/II-fold pyridoxal phosphate-dependent enzyme, producing MDEFYRIKRLPPYVFSVVNDLKIKARARGEDIIDLGMGNPDQGTPKHIVDKLVEAAQNPRNHRYSASRGITRLRVAIARWYRDRYGVELDPETEAIVSIGAKEGLAHLALAILQPGDGALVPNPTYPIHSYSIVIADGDLRSVPLVPGDDFFARLQETARLAWPKAKLLVLSFPHNPTTQVVDRGFFEQVVAFAREHRLMVVHDFAYADFAFDGYRPPSFLEAPGAKEVGVELFSLSKSYNMPGWRLGFVCGNARMIHALARIKSYLDYGAFQPIQIAGIIALEGDQSCVGEIVEVHRKRRDVLVDGLNKQGWAVPKPLGTMFVWAPIPEPFRAMGSLEFAKLVLQEARVAVSPGIGFGEYGEGYVRFALVENEQRIRQALRGLKSLGGKR
- a CDS encoding homoserine dehydrogenase, which gives rise to MKDVRIGLLGLGTVGSGVVKLLNAHRGELEARAGCRLVLDAIADPDLTRPRPGLDLQALPLVPDAGRVLGDPGIEIVVELVGGLEPARSFILKAIQAGKHVVTANKALLAHHGAELFEEARTRGVMLGFEAAVAGGIPLIRAVKDGLVANRILSAFGIVNGTSNYILTKMTDEGQEFGVVLKEAQAKGYAEADPTLDVEGLDSAHKLQILATLAFRTPVDLKEIHTEGITGVTPQDIAYAGELGYRIKLLAIAKASDSGLEARVHPTMIPASSPLAAVSGVFNAVFITGDAVGDLMFYGRGAGQMPTASAVWSDIVEIARRQAHGLPALPLDLPGSSARPLPLQPMEEIRCAYYLRVMALDRPGVLSQVAGILGRHDISIASVIQKGRAAAEAVPVVMMTHEARERDMRQALAAIDRLPVVAGRTMMIRVEGGEG
- a CDS encoding threonine synthase translates to MMPWPGVIERYREFLPVTEKTPVVTLLEGNTPLIAAPRLAEATDPRLTIYLKCEGFNPTGSFKDRGMTMAISKALEAGSRAVICASTGNTSASAAAYAARAGLRAFVMVPKGAVAIGKLSQAAIHGAKVLTMEGSFDQALAIVSEIAETHPVTLVNSLNPYRLEGQKTGAFEVVDQLGRAPDYHLIPVGNAGNITAYWRGYREYYQARKSKELPRMVGFQAAGAAPIYENRVIAEPKTVATAIRIGNPANWGYAVEAMKDSGGWIDVVTDEEILRAYRLLAHEEGIFMEPASAAAVAGLIKMAKAGRLEPGSTVVLTLTGHGLKDPDTALESSSRPTTVPPRLGAVLAQLGL